From Paenibacillus sp. GP183, one genomic window encodes:
- the metA gene encoding homoserine O-succinyltransferase, translating to MPIKIPDNLPAKEILNQENIFTMDESVAYHQDIRPLRIALLNLMPTKETTETQLLRLIGNTPLQVEFVLLHPKTHLSKNTSAEHLETFYKTFDDIKDQKMDGMIITGAPVEQMDFKDVHYWEELQEILDWTKANVTSTLHICWAAQAGLYHHFGVPKYPLEEKMFGVFPHSVEVVNTKLLRGFDEVFFVPQSRHTEVRKEDIQKHKDLEILSESSEAGVYIAATKDGKHIFVTGHSEYDGHTLKWEYDRDINKGLEIAVPKNYYPNDDPTKAPYITWRAHANLLFSNWLNYYVYQETPYDFSI from the coding sequence ATGCCGATTAAAATTCCAGACAATCTGCCGGCTAAAGAAATACTGAATCAAGAGAATATTTTCACCATGGATGAATCCGTTGCCTATCATCAGGATATTCGCCCCTTGCGCATAGCGTTACTGAACCTGATGCCGACCAAAGAAACAACGGAGACACAGCTTCTGCGGTTGATCGGGAATACTCCCTTGCAGGTGGAATTTGTGCTTTTACATCCTAAAACACACCTATCCAAGAACACCTCCGCCGAGCATCTGGAGACGTTCTATAAAACCTTTGATGATATCAAGGATCAAAAAATGGACGGAATGATCATCACCGGCGCCCCGGTTGAACAAATGGATTTCAAGGATGTGCATTACTGGGAAGAGCTTCAGGAAATCCTGGATTGGACCAAGGCCAATGTGACATCTACCCTGCATATTTGTTGGGCAGCGCAAGCCGGGTTATATCACCATTTTGGAGTGCCCAAATACCCGCTTGAAGAGAAAATGTTTGGTGTGTTCCCGCATTCGGTAGAGGTAGTGAATACCAAGCTGCTGCGCGGGTTTGACGAGGTTTTCTTCGTTCCCCAGTCCCGACACACGGAAGTGCGCAAAGAGGACATTCAGAAGCATAAGGATCTGGAAATACTTTCGGAATCATCAGAGGCTGGCGTTTATATCGCGGCAACGAAGGACGGCAAGCATATTTTTGTGACAGGACATTCGGAATATGACGGGCATACGCTCAAGTGGGAATATGACCGCGACATCAATAAAGGGCTTGAGATCGCCGTTCCCAAAAATTATTATCCCAATGACGATCCAACCAAAGCTCCTTACATCACCTGGCGAGCTCATGCCAACCTGCTGTTCTCGAATTGGCTCAATTATTATGTGTACCAGGAAACCCCTTATGATTTTAGTATTTAG
- a CDS encoding aminotransferase class I/II-fold pyridoxal phosphate-dependent enzyme, whose translation MKIESHLAQIGSQSDPDTGAVSFPIYQSTAFRHPKLGQSTGFDYSRTKNPTRAILEQAIAQLESGDQGFACSSGMAALQTIFAMFSHGDHLIVSLDLYGGTYRLLEKIMSRFGVTATYVDTNDMDALEAAAKPNTKGIVVETPTNPLMMVTDLELVCTWARNKGIVSIVDNTLLTPFLQRPIELGADIIIHSATKYLGGHNDVLAGLIVTKGKELSEQMAILHNSIGAVLGPQDSWLLMRGMKTLALRMERHEFNATALAKFLLTHPLIAEVYYPALENHPGFAIQNKQSSGNTGIFSFKVQDARLVEPILRHIQLIAFAESLGGVESLMTYPAVQTHADIPLEIRQKIGVDDRLLRFSVGIEHIDDLIEDLGHALDLAGAELEGEPK comes from the coding sequence ATGAAAATAGAAAGTCATCTCGCCCAGATTGGCTCCCAGTCCGATCCAGATACCGGAGCCGTCAGCTTTCCGATTTATCAGTCCACCGCATTTCGTCACCCCAAGCTCGGGCAGAGCACAGGCTTTGATTATTCGCGGACCAAGAACCCTACCCGGGCCATCCTTGAACAAGCCATTGCTCAGCTTGAATCCGGAGATCAGGGATTTGCCTGCTCATCAGGCATGGCCGCACTGCAAACGATCTTTGCGATGTTCAGCCATGGCGACCATCTGATTGTTTCACTTGATCTGTATGGAGGCACTTATCGTTTGCTGGAGAAGATCATGTCGAGATTTGGAGTGACCGCGACCTATGTCGATACGAACGACATGGATGCCCTTGAAGCAGCTGCCAAGCCAAATACCAAAGGAATTGTCGTTGAAACACCAACTAATCCGCTTATGATGGTAACTGACCTTGAGCTGGTTTGTACTTGGGCTCGCAATAAAGGAATCGTGAGCATTGTCGATAACACACTGCTGACCCCATTCTTGCAACGCCCTATTGAGCTGGGTGCGGATATTATCATTCATAGCGCCACGAAATACCTGGGTGGACATAATGATGTGCTTGCCGGACTGATCGTGACCAAGGGGAAAGAGCTTTCCGAGCAGATGGCCATTTTGCACAACTCCATTGGAGCCGTACTTGGACCTCAAGATAGCTGGCTGCTGATGAGAGGTATGAAGACATTAGCCCTTCGTATGGAACGGCATGAATTTAATGCGACTGCATTAGCGAAGTTTTTGCTCACACACCCGCTCATTGCAGAAGTGTATTACCCTGCTCTGGAGAATCATCCGGGCTTTGCGATTCAAAATAAACAATCCAGCGGAAATACCGGGATTTTCTCCTTTAAAGTGCAGGATGCGAGACTCGTTGAGCCCATTCTTCGCCATATTCAGCTGATCGCTTTTGCAGAAAGCTTGGGCGGCGTCGAATCCCTGATGACTTATCCTGCCGTGCAGACACACGCCGATATTCCGCTTGAAATTCGCCAAAAAATTGGCGTGGATGATCGTCTCTTGCGCTTTTCCGTAGGGATTGAGCACATCGATGATTTAATCGAAGATCTGGGCCATGCACTGGATTTGGCTGGAGCGGAACTGGAAGGTGAACCCAAATAA
- a CDS encoding aminotransferase class I/II-fold pyridoxal phosphate-dependent enzyme — protein MANKHDNEDLKQEEAKFATRLIHFGAEIDKATGASSVPLYQASTFHHFSLDNPPEYDYTRSGNPTRQALEDYIAKLEGGARGFAFSSGMAAISSAFMLLSSGDHIICTEDVYGGTYRLLTTILNRMSIETTFVDMTDLDQMKAALKPNTKAVFIETPSNPTLKITDIRAVADWAKEHELLTMLDNTFMTPYHQRPIEYGIDIVLHSATKFLGGHSDLLAGLAVTANESLGRRMKQIQNGLGNVLGVQDSWLLIRGMKTLQARMDVSEKGARRLAQWLSVHSGIDSVYYPGLANHPGREIHEKQSLGYGAVVSFDVGSGERAKQLMAKVKIPLVAVSLGAVESILSYPAMMSHAAMPRDVRLQRGITDGLVRYSVGLEDVEDIIQDLEQALQSVSSK, from the coding sequence ATGGCCAACAAACATGACAATGAGGACCTTAAGCAAGAAGAAGCCAAATTCGCAACCCGATTGATCCATTTCGGAGCGGAAATTGACAAAGCGACTGGAGCCTCCAGCGTTCCCTTATATCAAGCATCTACTTTTCATCATTTTTCTTTAGACAATCCGCCGGAATACGATTATACGCGTTCCGGAAATCCGACTCGGCAGGCTCTGGAGGATTACATAGCCAAGCTTGAAGGCGGGGCGAGGGGGTTCGCTTTTTCCTCCGGGATGGCGGCCATTTCCTCTGCGTTTATGCTGCTTTCCAGCGGTGATCATATCATCTGTACGGAAGATGTCTATGGTGGTACGTATCGGCTTTTAACGACGATTTTAAACCGTATGAGCATAGAGACCACCTTCGTGGATATGACTGATCTGGATCAAATGAAGGCAGCCTTGAAGCCGAACACGAAAGCTGTTTTTATTGAAACGCCGTCGAATCCAACTCTTAAAATCACAGATATCCGTGCGGTTGCCGACTGGGCTAAAGAGCATGAATTGCTGACCATGCTGGACAACACATTCATGACCCCTTACCATCAACGGCCCATTGAGTACGGCATTGATATTGTGCTGCACAGCGCGACCAAATTCCTCGGAGGCCACAGTGACCTGCTTGCAGGCCTTGCCGTAACCGCAAACGAAAGCTTGGGCCGCAGGATGAAGCAAATTCAAAACGGCTTGGGCAACGTACTTGGGGTGCAGGATTCCTGGCTGCTTATCAGAGGTATGAAGACACTGCAAGCCCGGATGGATGTCTCAGAAAAAGGAGCCCGCCGGCTTGCACAGTGGTTATCCGTGCATTCAGGCATCGACTCCGTGTACTACCCGGGATTGGCTAACCACCCGGGACGGGAGATTCATGAGAAGCAATCCCTTGGCTACGGAGCTGTTGTTTCGTTTGATGTTGGTTCAGGAGAACGCGCCAAACAGCTTATGGCCAAAGTGAAGATCCCTTTGGTCGCTGTGAGCCTTGGAGCCGTTGAGAGCATCTTGTCCTATCCCGCCATGATGTCTCATGCAGCAATGCCTAGGGATGTCAGGCTTCAGAGAGGCATAACCGATGGCCTTGTCCGTTACTCAGTAGGGTTAGAGGATGTGGAAGATATTATTCAAGATCTGGAGCAGGCACTTCAGAGTGTAAGCAGCAAGTAG
- the thrS gene encoding threonine--tRNA ligase, translating to MVVQVKLPDGAVREFAYGTTIEQVAEAISSGLRKNAIAGKVNGKPVDLSFAIEQDADVEILTLDSEAGLEIYRHSTAHLMAQALKRIYGTNAVKLGIGPVIEDGFYYDVDLETSLTPEDLGKIEKEMDRIVQENLPINRRVVEREEALRIFADLDDPLKLELIRELPESSVITIYEQGEFFDLCRGPHLPSTGRIKAFKLLSIAGAYWRGDAKNKMLQRIYGTAFPKKAQLDEHLHLLEEAKKRDHRKLGRELKMFAFSREVGQGLPLWLPNGAKVRRTMERYIVDLEERLGYQHVYTPVLANVELYKTSGHWDHYHEDMFPKMIMDNEELVLRPMNCPHHMMVYKADMRSYRDLPIRIAELGTMHRYEMSGALTGLHRVRAMTLNDAHIFCRPDQIKDEFARVVTLIREVYKDFGITDYRFRLSYRDPKDTEKYFQNDAMWEMSQRMLREVVEEMDLPFYEAEGEAAFYGPKLDVQIRTALKKEETLSTVQLDFLLPERFELEYVGEDGQKHRPVVIHRGIISTMERMTAYLLENFTGALPTWLMPVQAKVIPVSPAFEAFSNDVTERLKMAGIRVEADNRNEKLGYKIREAQLEKIPFMLVVGENEVSSDSLSIRKRGQGDLGTHPVDSVIATIQEEIRLKQ from the coding sequence ATGGTTGTACAAGTAAAATTACCCGATGGCGCAGTAAGAGAGTTTGCTTATGGCACAACCATCGAACAAGTAGCGGAGGCGATTTCGTCTGGGCTGAGGAAGAATGCCATTGCCGGCAAGGTGAATGGCAAGCCTGTGGATCTATCCTTTGCAATCGAGCAGGATGCCGATGTGGAAATATTGACGCTTGACAGCGAAGCGGGTCTGGAGATTTACCGTCACAGCACAGCCCATTTGATGGCCCAGGCGCTTAAACGGATTTACGGCACGAATGCCGTGAAGCTTGGGATTGGACCTGTAATCGAAGATGGGTTTTATTATGACGTCGATTTGGAGACTTCACTAACGCCTGAAGATTTGGGCAAAATTGAAAAGGAAATGGATCGCATTGTGCAGGAAAATCTTCCGATCAATCGTCGTGTCGTGGAACGTGAAGAAGCACTTCGCATTTTCGCCGATCTCGATGACCCTCTTAAGCTTGAGCTGATCCGGGAATTGCCGGAGAGCTCCGTTATCACCATTTACGAGCAGGGCGAGTTTTTTGATCTATGCAGAGGTCCGCATCTGCCTTCGACAGGGAGAATCAAAGCCTTCAAGCTTCTTAGCATCGCGGGTGCTTACTGGCGCGGAGATGCCAAGAACAAGATGCTTCAGCGCATTTACGGCACTGCCTTTCCAAAGAAGGCACAGCTGGATGAGCATCTGCATTTGCTGGAAGAAGCCAAAAAGCGTGATCATCGTAAACTGGGCAGAGAGCTGAAAATGTTCGCTTTTTCCCGTGAGGTGGGACAGGGCTTGCCGCTTTGGCTGCCTAACGGAGCAAAGGTACGCCGCACCATGGAGCGTTATATCGTTGATCTTGAGGAGCGGCTGGGATATCAACATGTGTATACTCCTGTGCTTGCCAACGTGGAGCTTTACAAAACGTCCGGACACTGGGACCACTACCATGAAGATATGTTTCCCAAGATGATCATGGATAATGAAGAGCTCGTTCTTCGCCCCATGAACTGTCCGCATCACATGATGGTCTATAAGGCTGATATGCGCAGCTACAGGGATCTTCCAATACGTATTGCGGAGCTTGGCACCATGCATCGTTATGAAATGTCAGGAGCCTTGACAGGTCTTCACCGCGTGCGTGCCATGACCTTGAATGATGCTCACATCTTCTGTCGTCCGGATCAGATCAAGGATGAATTCGCACGTGTTGTGACTTTGATTCGTGAGGTATATAAAGATTTCGGCATTACCGATTACCGTTTCCGATTGTCCTATCGCGATCCCAAGGATACTGAAAAATATTTTCAAAACGATGCCATGTGGGAAATGTCCCAGCGTATGCTCCGTGAGGTTGTGGAGGAAATGGATCTGCCGTTTTATGAAGCGGAAGGTGAAGCGGCTTTCTACGGCCCTAAGCTGGACGTGCAAATCAGGACTGCTTTGAAAAAGGAAGAAACTTTATCCACTGTTCAGCTGGACTTCCTCCTGCCGGAACGCTTCGAGCTTGAGTATGTAGGCGAAGATGGCCAAAAGCATCGTCCAGTCGTAATTCATAGAGGGATTATCAGCACCATGGAACGCATGACAGCCTACCTGCTGGAAAACTTTACAGGTGCGCTTCCAACCTGGCTCATGCCGGTTCAAGCCAAAGTCATACCAGTATCGCCAGCCTTTGAAGCTTTCTCGAATGATGTGACTGAGCGTCTGAAAATGGCCGGTATCCGAGTCGAGGCAGACAACCGCAATGAGAAGCTCGGCTACAAAATTCGCGAAGCCCAGCTTGAGAAAATTCCATTCATGCTGGTTGTGGGAGAGAATGAAGTGAGCTCCGATTCGTTGTCGATTCGTAAACGCGGCCAAGGCGATCTGGGTACTCATCCGGTAGACAGCGTCATCGCCACGATTCAGGAAGAGATTCGCTTGAAGCAGTAA
- the mqnC gene encoding cyclic dehypoxanthinyl futalosine synthase encodes MSNVDGILQKSLAGGRIDVEECITLFESDQIEKMGHTANLIMQKWHPDPITTFVIGRNINYTNICDVYCKFCAFYRPPGSSEGYILPDETIFNKIQETIDVGGTEILMQGGTNPDLPFSYYTNLLREIKKRFTITMHSFSPAEIMKMKDVSGGLSLQEIVRELRDAGLDSLPGGGAEILDDRTRRKISRLKGSWRDWIEVMQTAHKLGMHTTGTMVIGFGESMEERALHLLRIRDAQDDVKLQKLNTPGFLAFIPWTFQPDNTNLKADKVKPEEYLKTLAISRIMLDNIPNFQSSWVTMGPEIGKQTLQYGCNDFGSTMIEENVVSAAGTTYKVNITSTLKLIREAGKIPAQRNTKYQTLRMFEDESEVITNDFVMQN; translated from the coding sequence ATGTCAAATGTGGATGGTATCTTGCAAAAATCACTTGCAGGTGGACGAATAGATGTAGAAGAATGTATCACCTTGTTCGAATCCGATCAAATAGAGAAAATGGGCCATACGGCTAATCTGATTATGCAAAAATGGCATCCCGACCCGATTACAACATTTGTCATAGGCAGAAATATTAACTATACGAATATCTGTGATGTGTACTGTAAGTTTTGCGCTTTTTACAGACCGCCGGGTTCTAGCGAAGGGTACATCCTGCCGGATGAGACTATTTTCAACAAGATTCAAGAAACCATAGATGTTGGCGGCACCGAAATTTTAATGCAGGGCGGTACAAACCCCGATCTGCCTTTCAGCTATTACACCAATTTGCTGAGAGAAATCAAGAAACGCTTCACAATCACTATGCATTCTTTTTCTCCGGCAGAGATTATGAAGATGAAAGATGTTTCTGGCGGCTTATCGCTTCAAGAGATCGTGCGCGAGCTGAGAGACGCCGGCCTCGATTCCCTTCCGGGCGGAGGCGCCGAGATCCTCGATGACCGCACTCGCAGAAAAATCAGCCGTTTGAAAGGCTCTTGGCGCGATTGGATCGAAGTGATGCAGACGGCACATAAACTTGGCATGCACACGACGGGTACCATGGTTATCGGCTTTGGCGAATCCATGGAAGAGCGTGCGCTTCATCTGCTGCGTATCCGTGATGCGCAAGATGATGTTAAGCTGCAGAAGCTGAATACACCAGGTTTCCTTGCCTTTATCCCATGGACCTTCCAACCAGACAATACGAACTTGAAAGCAGATAAGGTGAAGCCAGAGGAATACTTGAAGACGCTGGCCATTAGCCGCATCATGCTGGATAACATTCCTAATTTCCAATCCTCATGGGTCACCATGGGTCCGGAAATTGGCAAGCAGACGCTTCAATACGGCTGTAATGATTTCGGCAGCACGATGATCGAAGAAAACGTAGTTTCAGCAGCGGGAACGACCTACAAGGTGAACATCACCTCAACCCTGAAGCTGATCCGAGAAGCGGGTAAAATTCCAGCTCAGCGCAACACCAAGTACCAAACCTTGCGTATGTTTGAAGATGAGTCCGAAGTGATCACAAACGACTTTGTCATGCAAAATTAG
- a CDS encoding putative sporulation protein YtxC, translating to MTKSLTIVMKNPARQSPDDWIVSLEQKLVAVHKDAIDLQLTSSIYEQFSIVQLSVPDTVEVTVCSILAEYMIHVMDSVVLAELIKREFQPLTDTDIHSVQQYCKQFLDGSKAPLSTISSLLDRRQAYVTEQIIQYFKEHPLMVVEGFVRFRLQEYVEELRVLVEVAIDESMLDRQYQEFISLLQYFVYMQESKTPSAHLIHKGGSEFLIFNDRFELIELKELDATFKLEVLDKDINFEDMVVSTLIAVAPATIRIHTREPDLLIIKTISQIFEGRTVLCSYCRDCQAYLGEIGIKDHLYP from the coding sequence ATGACAAAGTCATTGACCATAGTGATGAAGAACCCGGCTCGGCAGTCTCCGGATGATTGGATTGTTTCATTGGAGCAAAAGCTTGTCGCAGTACATAAAGATGCAATCGATTTACAACTAACAAGCAGTATCTATGAGCAATTTTCGATTGTTCAACTGAGTGTGCCGGATACTGTGGAAGTAACGGTTTGCTCTATTTTGGCTGAATATATGATTCATGTTATGGACTCGGTGGTTCTTGCGGAGCTGATTAAAAGGGAATTTCAGCCGCTCACAGATACGGATATTCACAGTGTCCAGCAATACTGCAAGCAGTTTTTGGATGGCAGCAAGGCACCCTTGTCCACCATTTCCTCCTTATTGGATCGCAGACAGGCTTATGTGACCGAGCAAATCATACAATATTTCAAAGAACACCCCCTCATGGTGGTGGAGGGCTTTGTTCGGTTTCGCTTGCAGGAGTATGTTGAGGAGCTAAGAGTTCTGGTAGAAGTAGCCATTGATGAAAGCATGCTGGACCGGCAGTATCAGGAATTCATTTCCTTGCTTCAGTATTTTGTATATATGCAGGAAAGCAAAACTCCCTCGGCTCATTTGATTCATAAAGGAGGAAGTGAGTTCCTGATCTTTAATGATCGGTTTGAACTGATTGAGCTAAAGGAGCTCGATGCCACCTTCAAGCTGGAGGTACTCGATAAGGACATTAATTTTGAAGATATGGTCGTCAGCACTTTAATTGCGGTGGCACCGGCGACGATCCGGATTCATACGAGGGAGCCTGATTTGCTCATCATAAAAACGATCAGTCAAATCTTCGAAGGCAGGACAGTCCTATGCTCATATTGCAGGGATTGCCAAGCTTACTTGGGTGAAATCGGGATTAAGGATCATCTCTACCCTTGA
- a CDS encoding methyl-accepting chemotaxis protein, whose product MKAAGNGFKWLFGFIFLGIFINLADLWKPSLYGTLATLLIWICVLILCFRQRSSLSSKEAAIEQLQQEQILLFIQESQVVADRLAAAVEEVNRSISQLTTIADSSIQGEEELQIRSNHAALQLQEAFAAIQQVAAAADQILDSAVHMHRESEQTKDTVIDVCKSLNTTDEVMNDLHNNNDKIQQRIEELHLHTSKIEEINTFITEVVSQTSLLALNASIEAARAGEQGRGFSVVAQEIKKLAAQSHEAVTRSSEILSSIESGVSQVVTAVIDEKKAVIHGIDEMQVMKDKIDKIFSLILSVNTLVTKATDATKQQSALASDSTSSLGEVVELVNGTRISVEHTLEQMKKQRHEVSMLKRINTNLDRSSAELITAIQAIGVRKLESTVDVNISDMKLILSSLVQEPDIISMVEDAHAAHLSTVLNKTTGIEAIWSNRGDGTFIFSLPEAGLVNGKSREWWKKAMSGEFYISPEYVSAITKKPCITMSKTIMDKNGIPIGVIGMDLLLK is encoded by the coding sequence ATGAAAGCCGCAGGAAATGGCTTTAAATGGCTTTTCGGATTTATTTTTTTAGGTATTTTTATTAATCTTGCAGACCTGTGGAAGCCATCACTCTACGGCACTTTAGCAACATTGTTAATATGGATATGCGTGCTCATCTTGTGTTTCAGACAGCGTTCTTCACTCAGTTCCAAGGAAGCAGCGATTGAGCAATTGCAGCAGGAACAGATCTTGTTATTTATTCAGGAATCCCAAGTCGTCGCAGACCGATTGGCAGCTGCTGTAGAGGAAGTGAATCGATCCATCAGCCAGCTTACAACGATAGCGGATTCCTCGATTCAGGGTGAAGAGGAGCTGCAGATTCGTAGCAATCATGCAGCATTGCAGCTTCAGGAAGCTTTTGCTGCGATTCAGCAGGTTGCCGCCGCTGCGGATCAAATCCTCGATTCCGCGGTTCATATGCATCGGGAAAGTGAGCAGACGAAGGATACGGTTATTGATGTATGCAAATCGCTTAATACGACAGATGAAGTGATGAATGATTTACATAATAACAATGATAAAATTCAGCAGCGAATCGAAGAGCTCCATTTGCATACTTCCAAGATCGAAGAGATCAATACTTTTATCACAGAGGTAGTTTCACAAACCTCATTGCTGGCTCTCAATGCCTCCATCGAAGCGGCTAGAGCCGGTGAGCAAGGCAGAGGGTTTTCAGTGGTTGCCCAGGAAATCAAGAAATTAGCCGCCCAAAGCCATGAAGCTGTAACCCGCTCTTCGGAGATTCTCTCATCCATCGAAAGCGGAGTGTCACAGGTGGTGACAGCCGTTATAGATGAGAAAAAAGCGGTTATCCATGGAATCGATGAAATGCAAGTCATGAAGGATAAAATTGACAAAATCTTTTCCCTGATTCTGAGCGTGAACACCTTGGTGACCAAGGCAACGGATGCCACCAAGCAGCAATCTGCATTAGCTTCAGATTCTACTTCTTCCTTGGGAGAGGTCGTGGAGCTGGTAAACGGGACCCGGATTAGTGTGGAGCATACGCTTGAGCAGATGAAAAAACAAAGACATGAAGTGTCGATGCTAAAGCGAATTAATACAAATCTGGATCGTTCCTCAGCTGAGCTTATCACGGCCATTCAAGCTATCGGAGTACGCAAGCTCGAGTCCACAGTGGATGTTAATATTTCTGATATGAAGCTGATATTGAGCTCATTGGTGCAAGAGCCTGACATTATCTCCATGGTGGAAGACGCACATGCTGCTCATTTAAGTACTGTGCTGAACAAAACAACTGGAATTGAAGCGATCTGGTCAAATAGAGGGGATGGAACCTTTATTTTTTCGCTGCCGGAAGCCGGACTGGTTAATGGAAAGAGCCGGGAATGGTGGAAAAAGGCGATGTCAGGGGAATTTTACATTTCTCCGGAATACGTGTCAGCTATCACTAAAAAACCATGTATTACTATGTCAAAAACCATTATGGACAAGAATGGAATCCCGATTGGCGTCATCGGTATGGATTTATTGCTGAAATAA
- a CDS encoding 3D domain-containing protein, translated as MLPIRISNTKLFVLFIIFMICAAFFGPGRAGVHHFEQSPSTYNALLNQPKSNVFRDNSEKVSAAVKPLQDSKSNYQFIPNLDGDLTKYSAVEVVATGYSAGKESTGKNPGHPEYGITFSGLKVVRDGKALSTIAADPKVFPLGTVLFIPGYGYGVVADTGSAIKGKKIDLYFNTKNQVYEQWGKKTVKVFVVKEGTGIINEGIWNQLKKEVLKPAFGKE; from the coding sequence ATGTTGCCTATTAGAATTAGTAACACCAAATTGTTTGTATTGTTCATCATATTTATGATTTGTGCCGCCTTTTTCGGACCGGGTAGAGCTGGAGTGCACCATTTCGAGCAAAGTCCCTCAACATATAATGCTTTATTGAACCAACCCAAATCAAATGTATTTCGCGATAATTCCGAAAAAGTATCCGCTGCCGTCAAGCCGCTGCAGGATTCAAAAAGTAATTATCAATTCATTCCTAATCTGGATGGAGATTTAACCAAATACTCTGCTGTTGAAGTAGTGGCTACCGGATATTCGGCCGGGAAAGAATCGACCGGTAAAAATCCGGGTCACCCTGAGTATGGCATCACCTTTTCCGGTCTTAAAGTGGTTCGGGATGGCAAAGCTTTGTCCACCATTGCAGCGGATCCGAAGGTATTCCCACTTGGAACGGTACTGTTTATTCCGGGTTACGGCTACGGGGTTGTAGCTGATACGGGCAGCGCCATCAAAGGGAAAAAAATTGATCTCTATTTTAATACAAAAAATCAAGTCTACGAACAATGGGGCAAGAAAACCGTGAAGGTATTTGTCGTAAAAGAAGGAACCGGGATTATTAACGAAGGAATTTGGAATCAATTGAAAAAAGAAGTATTGAAGCCTGCCTTTGGGAAAGAATAA